One Tetrapisispora phaffii CBS 4417 chromosome 3, complete genome DNA segment encodes these proteins:
- the TPHA0C01600 gene encoding uncharacterized protein (similar to Saccharomyces cerevisiae SLG1 (YOR008C); ancestral locus Anc_7.124): MILQRNRLYSKELILLLLVVNIDSIFKFVNADTQTYINCFASLPSSFVLNNEYQYQSSAYCNAACSALNYAYFALSNHSKCYCGNDDPSSSSSTSDSCDASCYGYSQEMCGGSDSFSVYQLGDGAVSGKGSSSSSSSSSSVNVFANGGSSSSSSPASSSSSRAVSTLSPTSSSSSSSNAVLGALAGGASSSSVSTDSSSSEAQSSSTNSDDNVSPSTYVSVGTSVIYSTQYVTQGGSTIFKTNTITTVAASATASSSLGDSSSKNMSGSKKSNTGAIVGGVVGGVGGAIAITIIILFIVRHFNKKKEEERMEKEYQEAIKPVEYNGRSNSVLSKNTNDHIVIGTGQGFNKSNSDYYSSSISSQNNDNDNGSNNAYFNEHNDIDNGANTNNAIETQSVDPFDDSRRISLGSIFDENPNGNSNGKILTIVNPDEDD; the protein is encoded by the coding sequence ATGATATTACAAAGGAATAGACTATATTCGAAAGAACTGATTTTACTGCTGTTGGTAGTCAATATTGATAGCATTTTCAAGTTTGTTAATGCTGATACacaaacatatataaattgtttTGCTTCATTGCCTTCAAGTTTTGTGTTGAACAAtgaatatcaatatcaatcATCAGCATATTGTAATGCAGCTTGCAGTGCATTGAATTATGCATATTTTGCATTGTCTAACCATTCCAAATGTTACTGTGGTAATGATGATCCAAGTTCGTCGTCTTCGACATCAGACTCATGTGATGCTAGTTGTTATGGTTATTCTCAAGAAATGTGTGGTGGTAGTGACAGCTTTTCTGTATACCAACTTGGAGATGGTGCTGTGTCTGGAAAAGGATCGTCCAGTTCATCATCGTCTTCATCCTCTGTTAACGTTTTCGCCAATGGAGGTAGTTCAAGTAGTTCTAGTCCTGCTTCGTCTTCGAGCAGCAGGGCAGTATCCACATTGTCACCTACTTCATCTTCAAGCAGTTCTTCTAATGCAGTGCTCGGCGCACTCGCAGGTGGAGCATCGTCTTCAAGTGTTTCCACAGATTCCTCATCATCTGAAGCTCAGTCCTCATCAACTAATTCCGATGATAATGTATCTCCTAGTACTTATGTATCTGTTGGCACCTCAGTTATTTATTCTACACAATATGTTACACAAGGTGGTTCCACAATCTTCAAGACAAATACGATCACGACCGTAGCTGCTTCTGCAACTGCTTCTTCAAGTTTAGGTGACAGTTCCTCGAAGAATATGTCTGGTTCTAAGAAATCCAACACAGGTGCTATTGTAGGTGGCGTCGTCGGTGGTGTTGGTGGAGCAATCGCTATAACAATCatcattttgtttattgttAGACACTTCaataagaagaaagaagagGAAAGAATGGAAAAAGAATATCAAGAGGCAATTAAACCGGTGGAGTACAATGGTAGATCAAACAGTGTTTTATCTAAGAATACAAATGACCATATTGTAATAGGCACCGGTCAAGGATTCAATAAGAGTAATAGTGATTACTATTCCTCTTCCATATCATCACAAAACAATGATAATGACAATGGCAGTAATAATGCTTACTTTAATGAACATAACGATATAGATAATGGCGCCAATACCAACAATGCTATTGAGACACAGTCTGTTGATCCATTTGATGATTCTAGACGTATAAGTTTAGGATCtatatttgatgaaaatcCTAATGGAAATAGTAATGGTAAGATTTTAACTATTGTCAATCCTGACGAAGATGATTAA
- the PRI1 gene encoding DNA primase subunit PRI1 (similar to Saccharomyces cerevisiae PRI1 (YIR008C); ancestral locus Anc_7.171): MAEVISFGSSTPSSSDMQYYYQQLFPFKTIFNWLNHSNKPTNDIVNREFAMAFRSGAYKRYNSFSTAQEFKATIEKSNPDRFEVGAVYNKPPKERDSILKSEMKPLEKELVFDIDMDDYDAFRTCCSGAQVCQKCWKFISIAIKVMELTLIEDFGFKDFIWVFSGRRGAHCWVSDKRARLMNDNQRRNVLDYVNVVRDRSYNKRQALRRPYHPHLARSLEVLKPYFVEVILEEQNPWQDDKNALETLLQGLHDKQLIEALDSYWASNPNRSSKEKWADIDQIATNNIIRNFKSNARRQEYLARLREGKEDLVIATLYPKLDIEVTKQTIHLLKSPFCIHPATGNVCVPIHENFTPDDAPKLIKLQSEMEQHNNKVEETSLQPFLNIFQEFVQRVIKNEHEALKRERDEDSPEDVEF, from the coding sequence ATGGCAGAGGTTATTTCATTTGGAAGTTCTACTCCAAGTTCATCCGATATGCAATATTACTATCAGCAATTGTTTCCATTTAAAACTATATTCAATTGGTTAAACCATTCTAATAAACCAACAAATGATATAGTCAACAGAGAGTTTGCCATGGCTTTTAGATCTGGTGCTTATAAGAgatataattctttttcgaCTGCACAAGAGTTTAAAGCCACAatagaaaaatcaaatccTGATAGATTTGAAGTCGGTGCTGTTTATAACAAACCTCCAAAGGAAAGAGATTCGATTTTGAAATCAGAAATGAAACCgttagaaaaagaattggTTTTCGATATCGATATGGATGATTATGATGCTTTCAGAACATGTTGTTCAGGAGCACAAGTTTGCCAGAAATGTTGGAAATTTATTTCCATTGCAATTAAAGTAATGGAATTGACTTTAATAGAAGATTTTGGgtttaaagattttatttGGGTTTTCTCAGGAAGAAGAGGTGCCCATTGTTGGGTCAGTGATAAGCGTGCAAGGCTAATGAATGACaatcaaagaagaaatgtTTTAGATTATGTAAACGTTGTTAGAGACAGGTCTTATAATAAGAGACAAGCATTAAGAAGACCTTACCATCCTCATTTAGCTAGATCATTAGAAGTTTTAAAGCCTTATTTCGTAGAAGTGATATTAGAAGAACAAAACCCTTGGCAGGATGATAAGAATGCTCTTGAAACATTGTTACAGGGTCTTCATGATAAACAATTAATAGAAGCATTAGACTCTTATTGGGCTTCTAATCCTAATAGGTCGagtaaagaaaaatggGCAGACATTGATCAAATTGcaacaaataatatcattagaAATTTCAAGAGTAACGCAAGGAGACAGGAGTATTTGGCTAGATTGCGTGAAGGTAAAGAAGATCTTGTCATTGCAACATTATATCCAAAACTAGATATTGAAGTCACAAAACAGACAATCcatttattgaaatcaCCGTTTTGCATCCATCCTGCCACCGGTAATGTTTGTGTGCCAATTCATGAAAACTTCACCCCGGATGATGCtccaaaattaattaagTTACAAAGTGAGATGGAACAACATAATAACAAGGTAGAAGAAACATCATTACAACCAtttcttaatatatttcaagaatttgttcaaagggtaataaaaaatgaacatGAAGCGCTAAAAAGAGAGCGTGACGAAGATTCACCAGAAGATGTAGAATTTTGA
- the EGH1 gene encoding hydrolase (similar to Saccharomyces cerevisiae YIR007W; ancestral locus Anc_7.172): MPGKINIDLNGNFCDSKGNIIVLRGVNLDPSVKYPSNSFSSTHFGSLKDGLGNNFYDDADKVSYIGHPLSLEDAEVHLNRLKSLGYNCIRLPITWDALEHEGPGIYDYAFMDYIIDLLKKIQDIGGLYVYLDPHQDVWSRFGGGSGAPLWTYHCCGMKPINFESTGAVILHNSYIDPKTGNEFKGNNYPNMLWPTNYSKLASQTMFTLFFAGKDFAPKCVINGENIQDYLQNHFIDAFLELYKRVQETAPSLISEDVLIALESMNEPNMGFLGERDLGIIPAERDLKLGPTPTGFQSFILGEGMSSNVCTYNYGKLGFVKGKDIKIDPKGKKAWLAKEECDVIDKKYNWIRGSEWVPGTCIWKLHGIWKHSDARNPELIKPDYFYNKQSDNSQQSEKIDEKFFINNYFVDYYSKLYHKFRAISETGLLIMQPPPLKEPPILKNADCIDNNTILACHFYDGMTLIYKTWNRIFNVDTLGITRKKYSNPVLSLSFGENNIRKSIKLQLKQMVEECKTHIGANVPVMFTEIGIPFNMNNKSSYDDGNYSRQIRALDALQFALEDLNISYSLWCYCHLNSHKWGDGWNNEDLSIWSADDMQLKNSKLLDIPNSPIRNMAKSSVDLVQYDPSMKNYDEQLILIENLDLQGFRALDALIRPFPLKINGSFRHAAFLLKDTSYRLEIDGNSSKDNTSCTQIYLPLYHFPISNIDISSSTNKVLLDANRQVLLWYHKDGLQYIKIELKNRSQNSCTIS, encoded by the coding sequence ATGCCtggtaaaataaatattgatttaaatgGTAACTTTTGTGATTCAAAGggaaatattattgtgCTACGAGGTGTTAATCTTGACCCATCTGTTAAGTACCCATCCAATTCATTTAGTTCTACCCACTTTGGAAGTTTAAAAGATGGACTCggtaataatttttatgaTGATGCCGATAAGGTCAGCTATATAGGGCATCCCCTTTCTCTTGAAGACGCTGAAGTTCATCTAAACAGATTGAAGTCTCTTGGTTATAATTGCATTCGTTTGCCAATCACATGGGATGCATTGGAACATGAAGGACCCGGTATATATGATTATGCATTTATggattatattattgacCTGTTAAAAAAGATCCAAGATATTGGAGGATTATACGTTTATTTAGATCCACATCAAGACGTTTGGTCCCGTTTTGGGGGAGGATCCGGTGCTCCATTGTGGACATACCATTGTTGTGGGATGAAACCAATAAATTTTGAGTCAACTGGAGCCGTTATTCTTCATAACTCTTACATTGATCCAAAAACAGGTAACGAATTTAAGGGCAATAATTATCCAAACATGCTATGGCCCacaaattattcaaaactGGCAAGTCAAACAATGTTTACGTTATTCTTTGCAGGTAAAGATTTTGCGCCAAAATGTGTTATCAATGGAGAGAATATTCAAGATTATCTCCAGAATCATTTTATAGACGCATTTTTGGagttatataaaagagTACAAGAAACTGCGCCTTCTTTGATCTCAGAAGATGTTTTAATTGCATTAGAATCTATGAATGAACCAAATATGGGCTTTTTGGGTGAACGTGATCTTGGAATTATTCCTGCTGAAAGAGATTTGAAACTAGGGCCTACACCAACTGGCTTTCAGAGTTTTATATTGGGTGAGGGTATGTCGAGTAATGTATGCACATATAATTATGGAAAACTGGGGTTTGTGAAAGGcaaagatattaaaatagaTCCAAAGGGTAAGAAAGCTTGGTTGGCAAAGGAGGAATGTGATgttattgataaaaaatataattggATCAGAGGGTCAGAATGGGTACCTGGAACATGTATTTGGAAACTTCATGGTATTTGGAAACATTCTGATGCCAGAAATCCAGAACTTATTAAACCagattatttttataataaacaatCTGATAATTCTCAACAATCTGAAAAAATAgatgaaaaattctttattaataattattttgtgGATTATTACTCGAAATTGTATCATAAGTTTAGAGCAATATCAGAAACTGGATTATTAATTATGCAGCCACCACCATTAAAGGAACCTCccattttaaaaaatgcaGACTGTATAGATAACAACACTATTCTGGCATGTCACTTTTATGATGGTATGACATTGATATATAAGACTTGGAATAGAATATTCAATGTAGATACATTAGGTATAACCAGAAAGAAATATAGCAATCCGGTGTTATCCTTGTCTTTTGGCGAGAATAACATAAGAAAATCGATTAAGCTACAACTGAAACAAATGGTTGAAGAATGTAAAACTCATATAGGTGCTAATGTGCCTGTCATGTTCACAGAAATTGGAATACCTTTTAAcatgaataataaaagcaGTTACGATGATGGGAATTATAGTCGCCAAATAAGAGCTTTGGATGCATTACAATTTGCTTTAGaagatttgaatatatcttACAGTCTATGGTGTTATTGTCATTTGAACTCGCACAAATGGGGCGATGGTTGGAATAATGAAGACCTCTCAATATGGTCAGCAGATGATATGCAACTTAAAAATAGCAAACTATTGGATATTCCAAATTCCCCTATAAGAAATATGGCGAAAAGTAGTGTTGATTTAGTTCAATATGACCCatcaatgaaaaattatgatgaacaattaattctgattgaaaatttagatttaCAGGGTTTCAGAGCCTTAGATGCGCTTATAAGACCGTTTCCATTAAAAATTAACGGAAGTTTTAGACATGCAGCCTTTCTTCTTAAAGATACTTCATATAGGCTGGAAATTGATGGcaattcttcaaaagataATACATCCTGTACTCAGATATATCTACCGTTGTATCATTTTCCTATTAGCAACATAGATATAAGTTCATCGACAAATAAAGTACTGCTTGATGCTAATAGACAAGTGTTATTGTGGTATCATAAAGATGGACTGCAATATATTAAGATTGAGTTAAAGAATAGGAGTCAGAATTCCTGTACCATATCTTAA